From a region of the Arachis ipaensis cultivar K30076 chromosome B09, Araip1.1, whole genome shotgun sequence genome:
- the LOC107616343 gene encoding F-box protein SKIP19-like gives MEKPYDLDTRKREMHLHCTSYEMEAEFQRRLFAPESPSPFIRYTNPLLRRPHQERQEQRSSRNWLHLPVELILIIFEKLGAIEVLTSVQRVCMLWRTICKDPYTWRVINMRVLGFPKFMDYQLSSLCRRTIERSCGLLVEISIDYFATEDLLNDIANSCGSRLRRLRLKKCFTHESNRLMYDLAKKFPLLEELDITHCYWWFYPISLESFGQACPLLKTLKFNHHRQHFYYDRISSCYVREDNAYAYAIARSMPQLRHLQLLGSTLDYDGLHAILNGCPHLESLDLCHCINLDTKREIIIEMLQGRIMNFRLPILGASTIDYEFCSLLPYEKAIQNQDFNSLAWEWHRFHQASMKNKNIVKLGLVVKYEDEEVWEDIHMIWVTMKMRRRHRRESSNNFKALQRSRQKRKETRRRKGKKH, from the exons atgGAAAAGCCCTATGATCTCGATACACGGAAAAGAGAAATGCATCTTCATTGTACGAGTTATGAGATGGAAGCGGAATTCCAACGCCGCTTGTTTGCACCAGAATCGCCTTCACCATTCATTCGGTATACGAATCCATTATTGCGCCGCCCCCACCAAGAACGCCAAGAACAGAGGAGTAGTAGAAACTGGCTCCATCTTCCGGTGGAACTCATTCTTATCATCTTCGAGAAGCTCGGAGCCATAGAGGTTCTCACCAGTGTCCAGCGAGTGTGCATGCTCTGGCGGACCATCTGCAAGGATCCGTACACGTGGCGCGTGATCAACATGCGCGTCTTGGGGTTTCCCAAATTCATGGACTACCAATTGAGTTCGCTGTGCCGCCGTACCATCGAACGCAGCTGCGGTCTCTTGGTGGAGATAAGTATTGACTATTTTGCTACCGAGGATCTCCTCAACGACATCGCTAATTC TTGTGGAAGTCGTCTTCGACGTTTACGACTTAAGAAGTGCTTCACACACGAATCAAATAGACTGATGTATGACTTAGCTAAAAAGTTTCCTTTGCTTGAGGAGCTTGATATTACCCATTGCTACTGGTGGTTTTACCCTATTTCTTTAGAATCTTTTGGTCAAGCTTGCCCTCTTCTAAAAACCTTGAAATTCAACCACCACCGCCAACATTTTTATTATGATCGCATTTCTTCTTGTTACGTCCGCGAAGATAATGCATATGCATATGCTATTGCACGAAGCATGCCACAGTTACGCCATCTCCAACTTCTTGGAAGCACGTTGGATTATGATGGTTTGCATGCTATTCTTAACGGTTGTCCACATCTGGAATCTCTAGATCTATGTCACTGTATCAACCTTGATACGAAAAGAGAAATAATAATAGAAATGTTGCAAGGAAGAATCATGAATTTTAGACTTCCAATTCTAGGTGCATCAACAATTGACTATGAGTTTTGTTCGTTACTACCTTATGAAAAGGCAATCCAGAATCAGGATTTCAACTCTTTAGCATGGGAATGGCACCGGTTTCATCAAGCTAGCATGAAGAATAAAAACATAGTCAAACTTGGCTTAGTAGTAAAATATGAAGACGAGGAGGTTTGGGAGGATATCCATATGATATGGGTCACTATGAAAATGAGAAGAAGGCATAGACGAGAGAGTAGTAATAATTTCAAAGCGCTTCAAAGATCACGCCAGAAAAGGAAAGAAACACggagaagaaaaggaaagaaacatTAA